The Numenius arquata chromosome 11, bNumArq3.hap1.1, whole genome shotgun sequence genomic interval GGACTGGCTCTCGCTGACTGCAGTGATTATGAGTTCTCCTAATACCTGTGTGCCTGTCGCCTTTCAGCCTCATCGTTGCTGCTGCGATCTGCTGCTTCAGCTTCTGCGTACTCTGATGGCACGATACGGAGACAAAGCATTGggatttgggattttgttttggtttttttactggcCTGGATCTATGTGCTTTTTCTGAATGTTCTCAGTAAAACTACTCTATTCTATTTCCCCTCCTTACTGTAGTCAGACATAGTTTTTAGAAAGTACATAAAAACATAATTTGGTTCAagcatatttttactttttcaactTAACGTTTGTGCCtctaaagatatatttttttttttactattattattttattttatgctctCCCTTGCCTGGATCAGTTCCTTGCTACTAGGAATTCTTTTATGTCTGCAGAGGTGGTGTtgtaattttgtaattattttgttcatctgagttctggttttattctctcttccctcatttctctgaaatatttttaagatacGGTGACACAGAATGCAGTGTAACCACCATATGTTAGTATTTTTCATAGGAGAGAGACAAAACTGTTTAATGTATGTTGTAGAAGTTGGTAAATCATTGCTTGTgactaaatgtattttttccttcttccttcccttgccGTCTGTCCAGGAGGAGATTGCTGGCTGGTTCTGTCACTTTGAACAAAAGCGCCATGAACAAGAGTTTTCCTGGGACCTGGAAGGGGTGTGTGGAGCGGAGCCCTCCTGCACCCCCCGCTCTGGGCTCTGGCCCAACCTGGAGCTTCAGTTCGGGCAGGAACTCACCCCAGTCCCCAAACCTCCCCTCTGGCCTTTCCGGGACTATGCCTTCAAGCcatttttctaccaaaaaaaatcaaaccttggATTTCTCTTATGCTTTAAAGCCAAGTACCGAGGAGGATACCTGCCCAGGAACTGCAGCACCGTCCTCCTcccggggacagggcagagatggAGCTTCCCTCAGCCTTTACCCTGAGATGTCCTTCGACAGCAGCTCTTGTGGGGAACCAGGGCTGAGAAACGGGGAGAGCTGTCACCTGCTGGAGAGGCCTCTCACCAGCACCGCTCTGCGAGGCCAGGGCAGGgctcccaccagcatccctgcgCAGGATGGTCTGGGGATGAACCATACGGACTTTGACCTCGACCACTTTGATATCGATGATTTTGATGAGGACTGGGAGAATTCGGTTAATGTTTCAGCACCCGAGACGCCGTCGACGCCGCTGTATCAGCCCGTCAGGGAGGGGCCACCTGCCAGATCGCTCTCCTCAAAGATACTGTCCAGAGCCAAAGGCTCTGCTGCTGCATCAAGCCCTGCTGCTCCAAAATCCAGCTTCTTGATGGCGACAAAGAACCACTCAGGTAAATGATGGTCACTAGGATTACTGTCTTTCCCTTTCTAAActtctatttacttatttttagacCTAAGGCCAAATGACTTCCTGTAGATTACATCAATGCCTTTTGGTTTTGTGGAaatttcttttggtttctttctccaaagtcgtcttctgctttttttcctccaatgatGCCAAACTTGTTGAGTGTTTATTCGCCAGGCAGGTGGCAGGCTGCTGGGAAGATGAAGCTGCTAAAACTGGGAACTAGGATGTTTGTGTGTTTTAATTAAGTAACGACTCTGCAGTTGTTAATTCAGAGCTGTGCAACAGTTGTAGCTGCTTATGCAAAATGTTCAAAACCGGGCACTGGCTGAAGCAAACCTAATCCCTCTGGGGTCAGGGGGTCGCTGTCACTTGTGGTTACTGAAGGAAGGGGCTGGTGAAGGGGGAGGTGGAAATGGCAACCCCTTTCAGCAGCGTCTGTCGCTGGTTCAGCCAGCACCTGGGTTTGGGTAACCACAAACGGGGACCCTGTTAATAGCTGTTTGTGGGAAACTGAAGTTTGTTGGTGTAAGACCAGGCATTTATACAGTCGCGGGGAAGAAGCTTGTTTCCAGAGATTTGCATATAGTCAGAGTTCACACTTTAGCTGCTCTTAACTTCTAGATGAATGCAATTTTGTTTAATAAGTCATGATTTGAGTTTAAAAGGTTCAAAGGGTTGTGGTGGTGGCTGAGCCGTGTGTTACAGCGAGGCAGTGTCACGTTGCCAGAGGGATCCACAACTTTACACTGTAACTTACTGTAGGTGCATTTTCTGTGTCTCCTAGACCCGCCGGCCAATAACCCTGCGCTGGAACGCTTCAGGGGCATGAAATTCTCCCATTCCGAAGGGATGATGAATATCTTTCACAAGAAGTTTGGTTTGCACTATTTTCGGACAAACCAGCTGGAGGCCATCAACGCTGCTCTGCTGGGCGAAGACTGTTTCATCCTGATGCCCACGGGTGGGTGTCTCCACGGGCCACGCAGCCCCAAGCCTTTGAGCACAGGCTTGAAAAATAAAGACCTGAAGCTCCTTTTGCGGGGCCCTTGCcaaactcttctctttctctgtgcctTTGTGGAGGTGGCGATAAATTGTGATGCTTGAATTCTGTGGCTGCAGGATTTCAGGACTATTGTCTGCACTGTGGTGTtttggatgaggggattgagtttCTGCCTACCATAGTATTTCACATGATGGCTCTTCCTTATCCTGCAGGTATCATGTCAAAGGCACCCACTGGGAAAAGTTCGTTGTTTCTGAAAGTgctgtaaaatgggaaataagCAATAGGTctcccttttctgcttcttctccagagtctccttttcctcttggTACCTGATGTTTGGTGTGTTCTGTTCCATCCTCGCAGGTGGTGGGAAAAGCTTGTGCTACCAGTTACCGGCCTGTGTCTCTGCTGGAGTCACCATCGTTATCTCCCCACTGAGGTCCCTGATAATAGACCAGGTTCAGAAACTGAAGACCTTAGATGTAAGTTCCAACAGCTGACTCTGTTTGTTTGGTTAAACTGCAGATGAGTGAGTTGGAAATCTGGAATTTTACACTAAATCTTATGTCTCAGATATAAATGGTAAAAATTGATAAGACGGAAAGTGTAAAAGGCAAAGTTGTGTAGGAAGAACTAAATCAGATGAACTAGAACATCTGGGCAGTCTGACTCCTGCACTTACTGATGCTGCTGTGTACTTGTTATCGGAGCTTAGTTTCCAAGTACAGCTGCATATACATTTCATCTGGTTTATAACTAGATGTAGGACTATATTTGGAGATGCTTCTGTTTTGTGCATATTAAAActacgttttgttttttttttatatagattgCTGCAACATATCTGACTGGTGATAGAACAGATGCTGATGcttcaaaaatatatatgcaattgTCAAAAAAAGATCCTGTAATAAAGCTTCTGTATGTTACCCCTGAGAAGGTTTGTATTTGATTTGAATTGTAAAATCCTGGAGGCAGCAAGAGGAAATGCTGAATTtagagtaggggaaaaaaatgttaaaatattttttcgaTAATTCAGTAAGACTCTGTACAGATGTAAGTCATTTCAGTCCAAGAACGAGGACTGAGTATGTCTGCACAATTTAAATTCTTAGAACAAGAACCCCATGCCCATCCATTTCAATATATCTTACTATATATTATTGGCTAATTGCTCTCAAGCGACTATTAAAATCTAGGGTGCTATGAATAGGATAATACAGGGAAAAAACATGTAACTGTCGAGGTAATAGGTGATTGTCAAAAATTGCCTTGTTCTTAATTATATGTTGCCTTTAAAAGTGATGTTATTCCACAAGAGCTCTGTAAGAGACACTGTTCAGTGTGCTGGTTATTTCTCTTCAACATTGTCTTTCCTTGTCGTTGGTGACATAAGTCATTTAAGTTTACTGCGATCATAGGACCTCTGGATAGACAATCCTAGAACCTCGTGGGGTTCCCACACCAGCTGCTTCCTTGCCAATGAAAATGAAGCTGGTCACCATCTGCTTTGTGTCCTCAGGCTTCACCCGTGCAGCTGGGGTTAGCTCTGCTGCACAGAGAGTGGCTTCTGGGCTTGATCAGGAAGGGCCatgctctgtctgtctgtcagtcaGTCTGTCTGACGCCGCTGGCGGCTCTGTTCCCAGGTTTGTGCCAGCAGCCGCCTGATGTCAGCCCTGGAAAATCTCTACGACAGGAAACTCCTGGAGCGTTTTGTCATCGATGAGGCCCACTGCGTCAGCCAGGTAAAAGCCTTCTCTTGCTTTTCGAAATGGCAAAAGACTCGGTGGGAGCATCTTACTGAGTTACACTTAAACGTTGTTGTTAAACTAGTGGGGTCACGACTTCCGACAAGActacaagcggctgaacatgctGCGCAGGAAGTTTCGCTCTGTGCCCATGATGGCTCTCACGGCCACCGCCAACCCCAGAGTCCAGAAGGACATTCAGAACCAGCTGGAGATGCTCAAACCACAAGTGTGAGTTGCTCAGCAGTTTCCTGATACCCTTTGTTTGTGCTGCAGGAATTTTGAGTGGAAAACTTAGTAAAGTAAGAAAAGCCTTCTGGGTCCGCCTGGAATACTTAGGTAGTTGTAGCTGATTAAATGAGGTTGCATGCACGGAATTTGCAGTGAGTTACATGCAAAATATtaaagttagaagaaaaaaaaacttgccaAACTCTTCCTTGCATGATAAAGGAAGCtgtttaatagaaaataacatCATGAAATTTTCTGTGTCACTGACAAAATGTACAAGTTGTATTTTTGGGTGCTTTTCATGAGAATGCTGGAAAACTGCAAAAGCTGGAAGTGTTTCTTAATTAGCATTGGCAGCAAAGTAGCTAATGAGGTACCCCTGGGCCGGGACTGAATTGTGTTTTCATTGTAcatgatggaaaaataaaggaTTCTGTTTTGTTAGATTTCTTATTTTAGCAACATATTTTAGGGTAGAAGGAGGGAGGTGATGCTGTATTTCGCAAATTAGATCAGTCAAATGTGGATGCaaatattcaaaaggaaaatgaaggtgaAGCAAATCACGGTGTGAGTGTTTGGTTTATGGGTGTTTCTTCCTTCTCCGTAGAGCCATGCAGCTGTGGTTTTTTCACAGCCACAGGAAAAATGCAGGAATTttagacccaaagtctgggtgccgtGAATCTCGGTGGGGATAGTGGAACAGAAATTTCTTTGCAGTTAATCAGCCCGAGCAGCAGTTCATGTGGGACGTTCCAGTCGATACCCGGCTGCTGGAACTGTCACTGCACCCACAAAGCTGACACCCGTGAACTGTCGTGTTTTAGGTTTACCATGAGCTTCAACAGGCATAACTTGAAATACGACGTGTTGCCCAAGAAGCCAAAGAAGGTAGCGATGGATTGCTTGGAATGGATTAAAAAGTATCACCCACGTGAGTACCAAGCAGCATGGGGTGCTTGCGTGTGTTTCGTGAACTGCTCTTTAAGGCAGGAAAAGCTTTTATAATGCTGTAAAACCCCCAGACTTGTGCCTTTCTGTAAGCCATGAACAGATTTACAAGAAAACCAAGTGGGAGGCAAAATGATGTTATTGACAGTGGGAATCAGGTTTATGGGCATCCTAAATTCGGAGTTCAAGTTAAGATGGAAAAGTCAATTATGGTGTTGCTCTTGAGTAACCGTTTTGGAGAATGCCAGACCTTGTATATAAAGGTCATGTAATGTCTGTActgttttaattgtttaattgTCTTGGTCTGCTTATCTGTGGTTTCCCCTGAAGAACCTTCAGAGATTCCTATCTTTGAGGCTCTGTTTGGagtcctgctgctgggaggtCCCTGCCCCAGGCTCCCCCATGGCTTCTCTGTGCTCTAACCTGGTGTCTCACTGCCTAAACTGCTCTAGCTCTTCATTTATCTGCTTctttattcatgtattttaaatCCTGAGATTGCACAGTACTGACCAGGGAAACTTTTCTTGATTCCACCttaccaaaaaaccccaggaaattgGGTGAGGAGAAACTAACAAAACATCTGATATTAATAAAACtacttttctttattattaagcAGTTATTGCATTACACTTACCAACCTCTCCTCTGTGGAATAAATTAATATGCTTGACAGGTATGACCGTTAAGGAAGTGAAAGGGAATAAAGCTGTATTGTAGCACAGatctttttatatatttgcagATGACTCTGGAATAATTTATTGCCTTTCCCGACACGAATGTGACACGACAGCGGCTATCCTGCAGAAGGAAGGCCTTGCTGCGCTGGCCTATCACGCTGGTCTCACTGACTCCAACAGGGATCTGGTACAGAAGAAGTGGATTAACCAAGAAGGATGCCAGGTAAAAGGAAAGCAACTGCAGGAAAAGAGTGAATACAATTCAGAGCACTTTTATCCCTCTTGGCCTAGAAAATGAAAGCGGAGTTGTGTAACGTTATTGCCAAATGGGATGCAGTATTAAATAAGTGATCCGGACAGATCTGCCCAAACAGAGACCTTACCTGTCTTTTTATTGGGAATTTTGCCAATCAAAGACTGCAGCACCGCACTTAAGTATGATACACAGGGAGGAAGGAGCTGAGCAGTACAAGGCTTCTGAAGCAGCGCTTGGCCTGCTGCTGAGTGTATGCTGAGACTCACACTGGGGGTTCTCCCTTTGTCTGGAATAGCCCTTCTGAGGGGAGAGGTGTTTCTGCTGTTTCATACTCTTCTTGCAGGGTTACAATTGGAATTCCAGGTTCTGCACAGTTTCGTAATCCAGGTCGCTTGTTTTTGGTGCAGAGTGCTGCCCGGATAACTCTGCGTAACAGAGGATGATTTCCTTCCCAGGTGATCTGTGCAACGATTGCCTTTGGAATGGGAATCGACAAACCTGACGTGCGCTACGTTATCCACGCCTCCCTTCCCAAGTCGGTGGAAGGGTACTACCAGGAGTCCGGCAGAGCTGGACGAGACGGGGAAATGTCTCACTGTCTGCTCTTCTACAGCTACAGCGACGTCACCCGGCTCCGGAGGCTGATACTGAGTGAGTCCTCCCGTTCTGACTTAGTGGAGACAATACTAAAGCATTCACACGATCACTGGTCTCTGTTTCGTTAGACTGGGTTATTTTCTCGTTTCGAGGTGCCACATACAGCGTGGTATGGCCAGGATGGGAGAACGGGGCGTCTTCACCTGAATGGTTTCCTGTAATGAAAGATTTTTGTCACTTGTACTTAATTTTAGCcaaaaacattttgcttcatATCCATCTCTTGACTCTTGTCATTCTAGTCgtctttcccttctccagcctttaCAATTTTAAAGGTAAAATCTGTCCTAGGTTAAACCTACTcatctttttttcagcaaaaaggaACAGTGTGTTTTGTCTACCTgataatatataaaaatgcagaGGTGCAGATTtaacaaatacaatttaatttcttGCCTTTCAGTGGAGAAGGATGGGAACAGTCACACGAGGCAGACCCACTTTAACAACCTGTACAGCATGGTTCACTACTGCGAGAATTTGGTTGACTGCCGGAGAATCCAGCTTTTAGCCTACTTTGGGGAGACTAATTTTAATCCCACCTTCTGTAAAGATCACCCAGAAGTTACTTGCGACAACTGCAGTAGAAAGAAGGTAAAAGCCATAGCTCTTATTTGTAGTGTTGTTAAACTGAGTTTGCATTTAGCTGTGTTAAAAAATGGTTACCTGACTTTTGGGAAGGCAAATGGAGAAAACGTTTAAAATGTCTTGTGTTGTTGTGACGCTGGATGCTTCGAATGATTTCCCGGGATTAACCTAGGGTAGAATTACACTGACTGTCCATGGATTTATGATGTTCCTGTTTCTGCCAGGGGAGGACCAGGAGGTACAAGGATGTTCCTTGCTGTCCGTTTTCGTGGCGGGGGTGCTTACAGGAGGCAGAGCAAATAGCAGACCCCCCGGAAGGGCTGTGGGGGAGCCCCTTCAGCTGCCTGTTGCTGTGTTTCCAAGGCAGCTCCGTGCTGGCAGAGCGGCGAGTGCCACCTGAGGAGGTGTAACTGCCTGAGGTGGCCCAAGGATTAGGGCTTGTGCCTCAGGGACCGAGGCAGATGTGTCAGTGGCACAAAGAGGAGTGGAAGAGAAGCAGACAGGGCAGGGTACTGGTCTCTGTAAGCTGGTTCAGTTTTATACCTGCTGATACTGGTTCTCAGTCCCATGTTTGAAGCGTTACCTTACATGCTGTCACTGTAACAGAACTTGACTAGAACAGTGTATGTTCAGTCCAGTCTCATTTCCATGCATATTTGAAGTGTAAGTCCTAGTGCACGGCAGCAGAATAATTAGGGGAGTGCTTTCCAAACGATTTACCTTGATTACCAGTATTTACCCAGCAATCCTGCAGCTCACTCTCTACAATTAACACAACAGTTATATACACACAGTTGGTACCTAATATTCTCAGAGTATTATCAAAAGCAGAATGCTTGTGACTATATTGTATCACGGTGGGTGTACAAACTAGAAAATCACTATTTCTGTTTGAAACAAAACTAATTTATGACCGGAAAAAGCTCAATAATGAAACCCACGGTTGTCAGGAACAACTTGCATTGGGGCAGAACCACAGAACGTTGTTTCCTAATCGAATCTGTTTTAATAGGATTACAAATCACGAGATGTAACGGATGACGTGAAGAGCATTGTAAGATTTGTACAAGAGCACTGTGGACAAATGGGACGAACTACTGCAAAGAGAAATGCAGGTTTTGGAAGATACACACTGAATATGATGGTAGACATTTTCTTAGGTGAGTTCAGTTCTTCcagaaaaaacacctgaagagACTCGGTGCATAAATTCCTGATCAAGTATCAGGAGCTCTCTGCAACACTAGCAGTGGTTGACAAGAAGATATATTTTGCAAATTTATTCTTCACAGGAATCTCTTGGTGGAAAATGatccaaaataaatgaaaataaagctttaatcCGTTTCAGGTTGCTATAGTGATAATATTAGTtttctggtggtgcttggagttTCTGGTgcttaaatgaatttttttaatgtgcgTAGACTATGGAATCCCCCTGGGAACCCTCCACAGGCCTAAGTACACACACAGGTGGGGTTTCTGATGGCAGGCTAACCCTGTGCTTTCTCTTGCACAGGTACCAAGAGTGCGAAGGTTCAGTCTGGGATATTTGGGAAGGGAGCTGCCTACTCGCGGCACAACGCCGAAAGGCTCTTCAGAAAACTGGTCTTGGACAAGATTCTGGACGAAGACTTGTACATCACTGCTAACGACCAGGCGGTGGCATATGTCATCCTGGGACAGAAAGCTCAGGCGGTGCTCGACGGGTCATTGGAGGTGTGTaacagctggggttgttctctAATATATTGTTATAAGGGACGTGCTACAGTTTCTCTGTAGCGTTTGCCCTGGGACAGCTAAAACCAGCTGAAGTGCAGGAACCAATCTGTAGCAGATGCAGGGAACGGAATCCAGCAAGCTTGATTTCTAGTCCACTACTCTAATAATAACGTTGTAAGGCAAAAGGTGAGTTTGAGAGGATTGGAGAGGGTGAAATCTTCACTGCTCTTCCTCCATCCACCTGATTCCCACTTGGCAAGAAAGGGAAGTGATGGCCAACACAGAAAAAGCTAAAGCGAGAAGAAGGAGCAGCACTACCTTCTCCAGCATTTTCTGCTCTATTTTTTCCCAGTCATTGGTGAGCTCTGATGGAAAATGCACTTGGAGAAGGTCATGGAACCAGTGCCAGAAATGCTCGAGACAGCGTCGCCTTTACATTAGTGCTGTGTCTGGAGCAGAGAGAGCCCTCAGCGCTAGGCCTAGTGACCACTCTTTAAATCTAGCTGTAATTAGTGTTCTCAGGATTTTCCCCTGTGTTGTGCACATTCTGCTAATTCTTTGTAGAAGAAACTTAAGGATGGTTGAATAGCCtgtaaaaaataactttaaaagcgTGTACTGGGTAAATAGCTTGCTTTGGTGCATCAGAGAATTCTTTCGGTTTCTTTGCCTGTCTTCCTGTGTTCTCAATCAGTCCCTCACTCTTCTCCTGATGGCTCAGGTGGAGTTTCATGAAACGGAAAGTGCCAGCGCCATCAGAAAGCAAAGGGCTTCCGTGGCAAAGGTGTCCCAGCGGGAAGAGATGGTTAAAAAGTGCCTCGGGGAACTCACGGACACCTGCAAAACGCTTGGGAAAGTCTTTGACGTGCATTACTTCAATATTTTCAGTACTTCAACACTAAAGAAAATAGCGGGTAAGGTCAGCTTTTCCTTACTCGGAAGCCCCATCGGCTGCAATTGGAGCCTTTTCTGACAGAAACTCCGCAGTTTCTGACATTTAGTGAGAACAGGTTTCAGTACAAATAACTGGGCGCGTCCTGGGGAAGCTCTTCAAAAAAAGTTAGTTTGTTTGACATGTCTAATTGGTACTTTGTTCCATTGCAGAGACCTTGTCATCTGATGTAGAAGTTTTACTGCAGATTGATGGTGTTACAGAAGATAAACTGGAAAAATACGGAGCAGAAATAATTAAAGTG includes:
- the BLM gene encoding recQ-like DNA helicase BLM, producing MAALPQNNLREQLRLHSARGALSALRNPPPPRQRPAGFTFKKTSPAGGPPREPRRLPAASALREKDVNTSLAALASALPASKDKKTQIQNFFPVVSGGCSLQPSPVLARPQEASRGPVASGQRSVSEGLRGTPAPRPAAAPVIAVGDEWDDIDDFDLSGIEKKYCRPPVLSPKGQRPTCKASQRPEPHLDELPGSSPGTVGHDTGPRSHGTSGRGETSPEAEQQPSSQQSVICLEDSAPCSDNKAVGEDLWEDLSADVILGDDREEAHPAAGAESGARQEPGGGGQSSPPELDAVDIEPFSELEEDDYLDVVPPSPEEELPSFLPSVKSTSNVFKESPASGRSTGSAESTPGPGATTQPVADSDPGVEGADKGLPLEQRLFGIMADICDLVDAIPLQELQALSCAKELLQQRDLRRRLLAGSVTLNKSAMNKSFPGTWKGCVERSPPAPPALGSGPTWSFSSGRNSPQSPNLPSGLSGTMPSSHFSTKKNQTLDFSYALKPSTEEDTCPGTAAPSSSRGQGRDGASLSLYPEMSFDSSSCGEPGLRNGESCHLLERPLTSTALRGQGRAPTSIPAQDGLGMNHTDFDLDHFDIDDFDEDWENSVNVSAPETPSTPLYQPVREGPPARSLSSKILSRAKGSAAASSPAAPKSSFLMATKNHSDPPANNPALERFRGMKFSHSEGMMNIFHKKFGLHYFRTNQLEAINAALLGEDCFILMPTGGGKSLCYQLPACVSAGVTIVISPLRSLIIDQVQKLKTLDIAATYLTGDRTDADASKIYMQLSKKDPVIKLLYVTPEKVCASSRLMSALENLYDRKLLERFVIDEAHCVSQWGHDFRQDYKRLNMLRRKFRSVPMMALTATANPRVQKDIQNQLEMLKPQVFTMSFNRHNLKYDVLPKKPKKVAMDCLEWIKKYHPHDSGIIYCLSRHECDTTAAILQKEGLAALAYHAGLTDSNRDLVQKKWINQEGCQVICATIAFGMGIDKPDVRYVIHASLPKSVEGYYQESGRAGRDGEMSHCLLFYSYSDVTRLRRLILMEKDGNSHTRQTHFNNLYSMVHYCENLVDCRRIQLLAYFGETNFNPTFCKDHPEVTCDNCSRKKDYKSRDVTDDVKSIVRFVQEHCGQMGRTTAKRNAGFGRYTLNMMVDIFLGTKSAKVQSGIFGKGAAYSRHNAERLFRKLVLDKILDEDLYITANDQAVAYVILGQKAQAVLDGSLEVEFHETESASAIRKQRASVAKVSQREEMVKKCLGELTDTCKTLGKVFDVHYFNIFSTSTLKKIAETLSSDVEVLLQIDGVTEDKLEKYGAEIIKVMDKYSEWSVPEDAAGQSVDTATGSTGTPESEGEAEDIVTTSSYFCNNANQRRKRKRPPNFTDSKRKKTSAGGSQQFHPKGGRSRYRRPRRQPGPRAPGPSGGSSASLTVTAPRGAAAKLGIMAPPKPKTRQFLQPSYSVL